The Anolis carolinensis isolate JA03-04 chromosome 2, rAnoCar3.1.pri, whole genome shotgun sequence genome has a window encoding:
- the LOC103278076 gene encoding zinc finger protein RFP, producing the protein MASGDSVKKLSEELSCPICLEYFKEPVSLSCGHNFCQSCLDQCWEEKEASCPQCREKVQERDIRPNRQLANVVEIVKELGSQKAEEKGRVCQKHQEPLKLFCKDHEAPICVVCDKAKEHENHKMIPLDEASKEYKDQIWNFLETLKKEKEKILAYKAETAQESQDLLEKTQREKDKTVAAFRRMHQFLEEQERNLLTKMEEVEKEISAKGEEHLARLSEELSSLSKFIHKMEEKHQQPASELLQIRPILSPWVAETVTPQLSHGSVYTNFFQARYQKLLAGKIHPVIYFFFLSCSYKEKGKCEIPVAFPPALKWKIWDFCDINPFLEGVMKQFRDSLESGLPQLKVRVTLDPDTAHPRLTLSEDRRRVTLGEKRETLPDNSERFTNYLYVLGQEGFRGGRHFWEVLVKYGKAWYVGVARKSEQRKDSFPNGPDAGIWRVGKCRSEYKFYSNNSVSPTLNLSEKPKRVRVTLNCEGGRVAFYDADSAALIYELPPASFSGETLLPFFSVLLGQLELSP; encoded by the exons ATGGCCTCTGGAGACTCTGTGAAGAAGCTCAGCGAGGAACTGTCTTGTCCCATCTGCTTGGAATATTTCAAGGAGCCTGTGAGCCTCTCCTGTGGGCACAATTTCTGCCAATCCTGCCTGGATCAATgctgggaggagaaagaggcctCCTGCCCACAGTGCAGGGAGAAAGTGCAGGAAAGGGACATCAGACCCAATAGGCAGCTGGCGAACGTGGTGGAGATAGTCAAGGAACTGGGGAgccagaaagcagaagaaaagggGAGAGTCTGCCAGAAGCACCAGGAGCCCCTCAAGCTTTTCTGCAAGGACCACGAAGCCCCCATCTGTGTGGTGTGCGACAAGGCAAAGGAGCATGAAAACCACAAAATGATCCCTCTGGACGAGGCATCAAAGGAGTACAAG GATCAGATTTGGAATTTTCTGgagactctgaagaaggagaaagaaaaaattcTGGCCTACAAAGCAGAGACAGCACAGGAAAGCCAGGATTTGCTT GAGAAAACTCAGAGAGAGAAGGATAAAACTGTGGCTGCATTCAGACGCATGCACCAGTTTCTAGAAGAacaagagaggaatctgctgaCAAAAATGGAAGAGGTGGAGAAGGAGATTTCAGCCAAAGGGGAGGAACATCTGGCCAGACTCTCCGAAGAACTCTCCTCTCTCTCGAAATTCATCCATAAGATGGAGGAGAAGCATCAGCAGCCGGCAAGTGAACTCCTCCAGATAAGGCCCATACTGTCCCcttgggtggctgagacagtgacacctcaGCTTTctcatggttcagtgtacacaaacttttttcAGGcac GAtatcagaagctacttgcaggC AAGATACACCCTGtgatatattttttttttctttcctgcagttataaggaaaaggggaaatgtgaGATCCCTGTGGCTTTTCCTCCTGCCCTGAAATGGAAGATCTGGGACTTCTGTGATATAAATCCCTTTCTGGAGGGTGTCATGAAGCAATTCAGAG aCTCTCTGGAATCTGGTCTTCCGCAGCTAAAAG TACGTGTGACTCTGGATCCAGACACAGCCCATCCTCGGCTCACCCTCTCGGAAGATCGCAGGCGTGTGACATTGGGAGAGAAAAGGGAAACTCTTCCTGACAATTCTGAGCGATTCACTAATTATCTTTATGTGCTGGGCCAGGAGGGATTCAGGGGAGGCAGGCATTTTTGGGAAGTCCTTGTGAAGTATGGGAAAGCATGGTATGTGGGAGTTGCCAGAAAGTCTGAGCAGAGAAAGGACTCCTTTCCCAATGGCCCCGATGCTGGGATCTGGCGAGTAGGAAAGTGTAGGAGTGAATACAAGTTCTACTCCAACAACAGTGTGTCCCCAACTCTGAATCTGAGTGAGAAACCCAAGAGGGTCCGAGTGACACTGAACTGCGAAGGGGGTCGGGTGGCCTTTTACGATGCAGACTCAGCAGCCCTGATCTATGAATTGCCTCCAGCCTCTTTCTCAGGAGAGACCCTCCTCCCGTTCTTTTCTGTGTTATTAGGCCAACTGGAGCTCTCTCCCTAA